The genomic DNA GAAGATATTTATATTTCTCAGTCGCAAATTCATCGCTTTGGGCTTCGTAATGGTGATTACGTGGCGGGACAAGCTCGGCCACCACGACCTAATGAACGGTATTATGGCTTGATGCGAGTTGGAACGGTCAATGGCAAGGATCCTAATGAGGCCAAGCAACGCCCTCATTTTCCAGCATTAACACCGCTCTATCCACAAAAACAGATCAAATTATCCACGACGGCATCAATCTTAGCGACTCGTCTGATTGATACCTTTGTCCCGATTGGCTTTGGCCAACGGGGCTTAATTGTCGCCCCTCCAAAGGCTGGAAAGACGACTTTATTAAAGAATATTGCGAATGGAATTGTGGCTAACTATCCGGAAGCGAAGTTGATTATGTTACTGATTGATGAGCGACCAGAAGAAGTGACTGACTTAGAACGGTCGATCAAGGGAGAAGTGGTTAGTTCCACCTTTGATCAGCAACCGCAAAATCACGTTCGCGTTGCAGAATTGGTACTTGAACGCGCGCGGCGGTTAGTCGAAGACAAACAGGATGTGATTATCTTGTTAGATTCGATTACCCGCCTAACGCGAGCTTATAATTTGGTGATTCCGTCTAGTGGGCGGACATTATCTGGTGGGGTTGACCCAACGGCGTTTTATAAGCCCAAACGGTTCTTCGGTTCAGCCCGGAATATCGAGGAAGGTGGTAGTCTAACGATTTTAGGCACCGCGTTAGTTGATACGGGTAGCCGGATGGACGACATGATTTACGAAGAATTCAAAGGAACCGGAAATTCAGAATTACAACTATCCCGTGAATTAGCTGAACGGCGGGTCTTCCCAGCGCTAGATTTGAAACAATCCAGCACACGTAAAGAAGAATTATTGGTTAGTCGTAAGAATTTGGAACCGGTCTGGCAGATTCGGCGGTCAATGACTGGCAATGCGTTAGAGTACACCGAACAGCTCTTACAATTCTTGAAACACACGAAGACCAACACTGAGTTTGTTCGTGATTTGGCTAGCTTAAAGTTTACTGGTCAATCAACCCGGCGACCGCGTCGTTAATACTGACAGTTAGGCTACTTTGTAGGTTGACGAGAAGCTGTGATTCGTGATAACATGTTTATCGTTGGTTAAAACTATGATAATCTCTGTTTCAGCAAATGATTCAGGGCAAAGGAGCGAAATACAATGCAAAAAGGAATTCATCCAGATTACCACTTAGTTGTGTTCCAGGACTCAACTACTGGCTTTAAGTTCATCTCTGGTTCAACAGCAACTTCAGCAGAAACTGTTGAATGGGAAGATGGTAACACTTACCCATTGATCCGTGTTGAAATTACGTCAGATTCACATCCATTCTACACTGGTAAGCAAAAGTTTACCAAGGCCGATGGTGCGGTCGATCGTTTCAACAAGAAATACGGTCTCAAATAAGCATATCAATAAACGGCGTTCCGGCTTTGGCTGGGACGTCTTTTTTTGTGGCAATGGTGCTGCTAAGAATTAGGGTGAAATTGGCGGCTCTTCGTCAAGTGAAGTTGATGGAATTATTATGAAGTACCTGGACTTAAATTGGTCTAGGTACTTTTATATTTCTCACAGTTTGTCGTACTGGATGGAGCCATTGAAGTTGAATCTTGATGCGGTTGATATAATTAAGCCAATTACGAAAACCAAAGGCGGCGTTCTTAATCTTCTTAATGCGGCCAATAGTGCCCCCTAAATAACCGTTTGAATATGGTGATTCAACGGCATTTAGAACTTGTTGACGATACTTTTTAAAACTTTTAATTGTTGTATCCATTGGGTTATCAAGCTGGTGGTAAGCGCGTAAGGTCTGATCAAATAGTGCCATATTATGGGTACGCAGAGCCGTCATAATATCTTGATAGGTTTCATAAGCCGTTTCAAAATTATGATTCAATGCGAGTCCCTCGGTGACGAGGTTAAGGTCTGTCTCATAATAATCAACACTCTTGTGATACTGTGGCAAGACTTTCTCTAATTTTCCCATGGGTCGTAGGAATTGTTTCCATTCGTGTTTCATGAATTTATATTTTTTATCAGTCTTATCTAGGGTCTTCATCACCTGAATCCGAATTTGATTTAAGGAGCGATTTGCCATTTGTACAATGTGGAAACGGTCCACCACAACTTTAGCATTGGAAAAGAGTTCGGTAACCAAATTAATATAACCGGCATTCAAGTCTAAGGTGATGGTTTCGACATTCATACGTGCTTTTAGTGAGAAGCCGCAAAAGTACGCTTTGATATACCGACTAGTTCGATAAGCTAGAATCTCGCCGATGGTGTGGCGGTCAGAATCACACCAAATAAAGCTCATTTTTTTATCTACTGAGGCAAACTCGTCAAATGCCAGGTGCTTGGGTAGTTGATCTTTGGCGTATTGTTGGTGTTGGCTAGCTTCCTCGTCAATAATTCTTTGAACTGTTTTGTCGGAGACATGATAGCGTTGGGCGATGTCTTTATTTGACTGATTTCGAGCGGTTTCACTAAGAATTAGTTGGCGAACTGGTTGCGAAATCTGATAGTTTTGCCAAATATAATTGGTTTGCGCGTCAAAAGTTGTGTGGCATTCTCGACAAAGAAACCGCTGGCGCTTTAAAGCCAGATAGGTTGGTCGATGGACCAATGATGGCACAATGATCATATTAGTGTTAAAGCCGTTTTTTACGAGGTTGTCGAAGCCACAATTGATACAACGTGGCGGTAAATAAGTCAAAACGGCCGGGATAATCAAAGCTTCGCATCCATCAACAGTTTTCAGGTAAGAATCTTCGTGAAATTTAATGTTTAAGTCTTTTATTTCGAGCACATTTCGGATAGACTGACTAGTAAGGGGCATTATCGATACATCCTTTCTAAACTTTTACTGTGGTAGGTTGAGGTAGCGAACTGGACAATGATAATGTCCTGTTTTTGCGTTCTCAAGAACTAAACAAATCAAATGGTATAGAAAAAAGAGCCTCAAGGCAAATTGCCTATCAACTCCAAATAGTGTAGCGCCAAATTGGCTCGGTCGAATGATAACT from Lactiplantibacillus paraplantarum includes the following:
- a CDS encoding ISL3 family transposase, which produces MPLTSQSIRNVLEIKDLNIKFHEDSYLKTVDGCEALIIPAVLTYLPPRCINCGFDNLVKNGFNTNMIIVPSLVHRPTYLALKRQRFLCRECHTTFDAQTNYIWQNYQISQPVRQLILSETARNQSNKDIAQRYHVSDKTVQRIIDEEASQHQQYAKDQLPKHLAFDEFASVDKKMSFIWCDSDRHTIGEILAYRTSRYIKAYFCGFSLKARMNVETITLDLNAGYINLVTELFSNAKVVVDRFHIVQMANRSLNQIRIQVMKTLDKTDKKYKFMKHEWKQFLRPMGKLEKVLPQYHKSVDYYETDLNLVTEGLALNHNFETAYETYQDIMTALRTHNMALFDQTLRAYHQLDNPMDTTIKSFKKYRQQVLNAVESPYSNGYLGGTIGRIKKIKNAAFGFRNWLNYINRIKIQLQWLHPVRQTVRNIKVPRPI
- the rho gene encoding transcription termination factor Rho, translated to MEKILTMHDLEQKTLKEIYNYAREYKISYYSQMNKKELSLAVLREQDKKRGFVQMEGVLEIITQEGYGFLRPINYGPSQEDIYISQSQIHRFGLRNGDYVAGQARPPRPNERYYGLMRVGTVNGKDPNEAKQRPHFPALTPLYPQKQIKLSTTASILATRLIDTFVPIGFGQRGLIVAPPKAGKTTLLKNIANGIVANYPEAKLIMLLIDERPEEVTDLERSIKGEVVSSTFDQQPQNHVRVAELVLERARRLVEDKQDVIILLDSITRLTRAYNLVIPSSGRTLSGGVDPTAFYKPKRFFGSARNIEEGGSLTILGTALVDTGSRMDDMIYEEFKGTGNSELQLSRELAERRVFPALDLKQSSTRKEELLVSRKNLEPVWQIRRSMTGNALEYTEQLLQFLKHTKTNTEFVRDLASLKFTGQSTRRPRR
- a CDS encoding type B 50S ribosomal protein L31, producing MQKGIHPDYHLVVFQDSTTGFKFISGSTATSAETVEWEDGNTYPLIRVEITSDSHPFYTGKQKFTKADGAVDRFNKKYGLK